A section of the Maniola hyperantus chromosome 23, iAphHyp1.2, whole genome shotgun sequence genome encodes:
- the LOC117993244 gene encoding facilitated trehalose transporter Tret1-like — translation MGCLSDVYFWRQCVVLIANCMFSVGSGFMLSFPSVLNPDILSPNSTGIHATPDQASWIASSSGISGFVGFCMAPYIMQIYGRKSITVGLNFLSGLGFLIFSLANNVPSLYAARIIQGIPMCSAYISTLIVGEYSHRKRRGYFTAIKKSTVAIGALMCHFLGMCWTWKQIAALATIPYVLAILSTLMWRESPSFLALTGRYDECEKTHRWLFGDSVKSKRELEELISSQMEVRNRTKDKENLRTVIRKLLKKEFIKPFLIVSLLTMIMDASGCFYMVAYVVQILTEVTNDKSIATYLTIGSDMLILTALIISCFVIRCCKRRTLLFTSGITCVFLMCLTSLITFLKSRYHIGESLYWWFIPSIILSNVFVLNVGIVPAGFAIMCEIFPLEYKGAGVCASGIVFTILFSLVMKLTPLMMEKTGVEGTFGIYALHVAVGLLILYFILNETKDKTLQEIEKEIRGIKESKNKYYLNEEPLVKS, via the exons ATGGGCTGCCTTAGTGACGTGTATTTTTGGAGACAG tgtgtGGTGCTCATTGCCAACTGCATGTTCTCAGTAGGTTCTGGTTTCATGCTGTCGTTTCCCTCGGTGCTGAATCCAGACATACTGTCCCCAAACAGCACTGGAATACATGCAACTCCGGATCAAGCTTCTTGGATAG CTAGCAGCAGTGGAATTTCAGGCTTTGTTGGATTTTGCATGGCACCATACATTATGCAAATTTATGGTCGAAAATCTATAACCGTTGGATTGAATTTTCTTTCTGGTCTCGGTTTCCTTATATTCTCATTGGCAAATAACGTTCCCAGTTTATACGCAGCAAGAATCATACAAGGAATACCAATGTGTTCAGCTTATATTTCAACATTGATAGTGGGCGAATACTCACACCGAAAAAGACGAGGATATTTCACCGCTATAAAGAAAAGTACGGTTGCAATTGGTGCACTAATGTGCCACTTCTTAGGTATGTGTTGGACCTGGAAACAGATTGCTGCTTTGGCAACCATTCCATATGTTCTTGCAATACTTTCTACGCTTATGTGGCGTGAAAGTCCATCGTTTTTGGCTTTGACAGGAAGATATGATGAATGTGAAAAAACACATAGGTGGCTGTTTGGAGATAGTGTAAAGAGTAAGAGAGAATTAGAAGAGTTAATATCAAGTCAGATGGAAGTGAGGAACCGGACAAAGGACAAAGAAAACCTCCGGACTGTGATCAGGAAGTTGCTAAAGAAAGAATTCATCAAACCATTTTTAATTGTTTCTTTATTGACAATGATAATGGATGCAAGCGGATGTTTTTATATGGTTGCATATGTAGTTCAAATTCTAACTGAAGTCACAAATGACAAGTCTATCGCTACATATTTGACAATAGGTTCCGACATGTTAATATTGACTGCGTTAATAATATCATGTTTTGTGATCCGATGTTGTAAAAGACgcacattattatttacttctGGTATAACTTGCGTGTTTTTGATGTGTCTTACAAGTTTGATTACATTTTTGAAATCTCGTTATCATATTGGGGAATCCTTGTATTGGTGGTTTATCCCttcaattattttatcaaatgtTTTCGTTCTTAACGTAGGGATCGTACCGGCAGGTTTTGCAATAATGTGCGAAATATTTCCATTAGAGTACAAAGGTGCAGGTGTTTGTGCATCGGGTATagtttttactattttattttcactaGTTATGAAATTAACTCCATTGATGATGGAGAAAACAGGAGTCGAAGGTACATTTGGCATTTACGCACTTCACGTCGCTGTCGGTTTGttgatattatatttcattttaaatgaaACTAAGGATAAAACGTTACAAGAAATAGAAAAAGAAATCAGAGGcattaaagaatctaaaaataagtattatttaaatgaaGAACCACTGGTCAAATCATGA
- the LOC117993331 gene encoding facilitated trehalose transporter Tret1-like isoform X2 gives MIPYIMQIYGRKSVNIGLNFLFGLGFLIFALANNVASLYAARIMQGVPMCAAHITNLIQGEYSHPKRRGYFISIKKSSIAIGSLLCHSLGMCLTWKQIAALATVPYALAIILTLMWRESPSFLALAGKYDECEKSHRWIFGDGANSKRELGELISTQMEVRNQTKNKKNLRAVIRKLLKKEFIKPFFIFSLLAVIMDASGRFYMLAYVVQILTEVTNDNSMATYLTIGSDVLTLAALIISCFVIRCCKRRTLLFTSGITCVFLMCLTSLVTFLKSRYHIGESVYWWFAPIIILLNVFVVNVGIVPSSFAIMSEIFPLEYKGTGVCATGIVFTVLFSLVMKFTPLMMEKTGVEGTFGIYALHVAVGLLILYFILNETKDKTLQEIEKEIRGVKESNFNEYYLNDKQLIEA, from the coding sequence ATGATACCATACATTATGCAAATTTATGGTCGAAAATCCGTAAACATTGGATTGAATTTCCTTTTCGGTCTCGGTTTCCTTATATTTGCTCTGGCAAATAACGTTGCTAGTTTATATGCGGCAAGAATCATGCAAGGAGTACCAATGTGTGCAGCTCATATTACAAACTTGATACAGGGAGAATATTCACACCCGAAAAGACGAGGATACTTCATCTCTATAAAGAAAAGTTCGATTGCGATTGGTTCACTACTGTGCCACTCCTTGGGTATGTGTTTAACCTGGAAACAGATTGCTGCTTTGGCTACCGTTCCATATGCTCTTGCAATAATTTTAACGCTTATGTGGCGTGAAAGTCCATCATTTTTGGCTTTGGCAGGAAAATATGATGAGTGTGAAAAATCACATAGATGGATATTTGGAGATGGAGCAAATAGTAAGAGAGAATTGGGGGAGTTAATATCAACTCAGATGGAAGTAAGAAACCAGACAAAGAACAAGAAAAACCTGAGGGCTGTAATCAGAAAGTTACTAAAGAAAGAATTCATaaaaccattttttattttttctttattggcAGTGATAATGGATGCAAGTGGAAGATTTTATATGCTTGCATATGTTGTACAAATTCTAACTGAAGTCACGAATGATAACTCTATGGCTACATATTTGACAATAGGTTCCGATGTATTAACATTAGCTGCGTTAATAATATCATGTTTTGTGATACGATGTTGTAAAAGAcgtacattattatttacttctGGTATAACTTGTGTGTTTTTAATGTGTCTTACAAGTTTAGTTACATTTTTGAAATCTCGTTATCATATTGGAGAATCCGTGTATTGGTGGTTTGCccctataattattttattaaatgtttTCGTTGTTAATGTAGGGATTGTACCCTCAAGTTTTGCAATAATGAGTGAAATATTTCCATTAGAATACAAAGGTACAGGTGTATGTGCAACGGGTATAGTCTTTACTGTTTTGTTTTCACTTGTCATGAAATTTACTCCATTGATGATGGAGAAAACAGGAGTCGAAGGTACATTTGGCATTTACGCACTTCACGTggctgttggtttgttgatattatattttattttaaatgaaacTAAAGATAAAACGTTACAGGAAATAGAAAAAGAAATCAGAGGCGTTAAGGAGTCTAATTTTAATGagtattatttaaatgataaacaaTTGATCGAAGCGTGA
- the LOC117993331 gene encoding facilitated trehalose transporter Tret1-like isoform X1 has protein sequence MLSFPAVLNPDILSPNSTGIHATPDQASSIASSNGISGFVGFCMIPYIMQIYGRKSVNIGLNFLFGLGFLIFALANNVASLYAARIMQGVPMCAAHITNLIQGEYSHPKRRGYFISIKKSSIAIGSLLCHSLGMCLTWKQIAALATVPYALAIILTLMWRESPSFLALAGKYDECEKSHRWIFGDGANSKRELGELISTQMEVRNQTKNKKNLRAVIRKLLKKEFIKPFFIFSLLAVIMDASGRFYMLAYVVQILTEVTNDNSMATYLTIGSDVLTLAALIISCFVIRCCKRRTLLFTSGITCVFLMCLTSLVTFLKSRYHIGESVYWWFAPIIILLNVFVVNVGIVPSSFAIMSEIFPLEYKGTGVCATGIVFTVLFSLVMKFTPLMMEKTGVEGTFGIYALHVAVGLLILYFILNETKDKTLQEIEKEIRGVKESNFNEYYLNDKQLIEA, from the exons ATGCTGTCGTTTCCCGCGGTGCTGAACCCAGACATACTGTCCCCGAACAGCACTGGAATACATGCAACTCCGGATCAGGCTTCTTCAATAG CTAGCAGCAATGGAATTTCGGGCTTTGTTGGATTTTGCATGATACCATACATTATGCAAATTTATGGTCGAAAATCCGTAAACATTGGATTGAATTTCCTTTTCGGTCTCGGTTTCCTTATATTTGCTCTGGCAAATAACGTTGCTAGTTTATATGCGGCAAGAATCATGCAAGGAGTACCAATGTGTGCAGCTCATATTACAAACTTGATACAGGGAGAATATTCACACCCGAAAAGACGAGGATACTTCATCTCTATAAAGAAAAGTTCGATTGCGATTGGTTCACTACTGTGCCACTCCTTGGGTATGTGTTTAACCTGGAAACAGATTGCTGCTTTGGCTACCGTTCCATATGCTCTTGCAATAATTTTAACGCTTATGTGGCGTGAAAGTCCATCATTTTTGGCTTTGGCAGGAAAATATGATGAGTGTGAAAAATCACATAGATGGATATTTGGAGATGGAGCAAATAGTAAGAGAGAATTGGGGGAGTTAATATCAACTCAGATGGAAGTAAGAAACCAGACAAAGAACAAGAAAAACCTGAGGGCTGTAATCAGAAAGTTACTAAAGAAAGAATTCATaaaaccattttttattttttctttattggcAGTGATAATGGATGCAAGTGGAAGATTTTATATGCTTGCATATGTTGTACAAATTCTAACTGAAGTCACGAATGATAACTCTATGGCTACATATTTGACAATAGGTTCCGATGTATTAACATTAGCTGCGTTAATAATATCATGTTTTGTGATACGATGTTGTAAAAGAcgtacattattatttacttctGGTATAACTTGTGTGTTTTTAATGTGTCTTACAAGTTTAGTTACATTTTTGAAATCTCGTTATCATATTGGAGAATCCGTGTATTGGTGGTTTGCccctataattattttattaaatgtttTCGTTGTTAATGTAGGGATTGTACCCTCAAGTTTTGCAATAATGAGTGAAATATTTCCATTAGAATACAAAGGTACAGGTGTATGTGCAACGGGTATAGTCTTTACTGTTTTGTTTTCACTTGTCATGAAATTTACTCCATTGATGATGGAGAAAACAGGAGTCGAAGGTACATTTGGCATTTACGCACTTCACGTggctgttggtttgttgatattatattttattttaaatgaaacTAAAGATAAAACGTTACAGGAAATAGAAAAAGAAATCAGAGGCGTTAAGGAGTCTAATTTTAATGagtattatttaaatgataaacaaTTGATCGAAGCGTGA
- the LOC138403990 gene encoding facilitated trehalose transporter Tret1-like isoform X2 — translation MVPYIMQIYGRKSVHIGLNFFAGLGFLIFSLANNVSCLYAARIMQGVSMCAVYISTLILGEYAHPKRRGYFVTVKKCMVAVGSLMCHSLGMCWTWKQIAAFATIPYTLGCFFTLLWPESPSFLALIEKYDECKKSHRWLFGDGAKSKRELEDLISTQKEVRNQKKNKENLRFVIKNLLTKEFIKPFLIVSLLTLIIDASGRYYMFAYIIQILTEVTNDKSIAAYFTIGSDILTLAALIMSCFVIRCCKRRTLLFTTGITCVILMCLTSLITFLKSRYNIGESVYWWLIPSVILLNIFIVNVGIIPASFAIMCEIFPLEHKGTGICATGIVFTVLFSLVMKFTPLMMEKTGVEGTFGIYALHVAVGLLILYFILNETKDKTLQEIEKEIRGVKQSKFNGYYLNDKPLIEK, via the coding sequence ATGGTGCCATACATCATGCAAATTTATGGTCGAAAATCCGTTCACATCGGACTAAATTTTTTTGCTGGTCTCGGATTCCTTATATTTTCACTGGCAAATAATGTTTCCTGTTTATACGCGGCGAGAATTATGCAGGGAGTATCAATGTGTGCAGTTTATATTTCAACCTTAATACTTGGAGAATACGCACACCCGAAAAGACGTGGCTACTTTGTCACTGTAAAAAAATGTATGGTTGCAGTAGGTTCACTGATGTGCCATTCCTTGGGTATGTGTTGGACCTGGAAACAGATTGCTGCTTTTGCAACCATTCCATACACTCTTGGatgtttttttacacttttgtgGCCTGAAAGTCCATCGTTTTTGGCTTTGATAGAAAAATATGATGAATGTAAAAAATCACATAGGTGGCTGTTTGGAGACGGCGCAAAGAGTAAGAGAGAGTTAGAGGATTTAATATCAACCCAAAAAGAAGTGAGAAACCAGAAAAAGAACAAGGAAAACCTGAGGTTTGTGATAAAAAATTTGCTAACAAAAGAATTCATAAAACCATTTTTAATTGTTTCTTTATTGACATTGATAATAGATGCAAGTGGAAGATATTATATGTTTGCATATATAATCCAAATTCTAACTGAAGTTACGAATGATAAATCTATCGCTGCATACTTTACAATAGGTTCCGATATATTAACATTAGCTGCGTTAATAATGTCATGTTTTGTGATACGATGTTGTAAAAGACGGACCTTACTATTCACTACTGGAATAACTTGTGTGATTTTAATGTGTCTTACCAGTTTGATAACATTTTTGAAATCTCGTTATAATATTGGAGAATCTGTGTATTGGTGGTTAATTCCttcagttattttattaaatatttttatagttaaCGTAGGGATTATACCCGCAAGTTTTGCAATAATGTGCGAAATATTTCCATTAGAACACAAAGGTACAGGTATATGTGCAACGGGTATAGTCTTCACTGTTTTGTTTTCGCTTGTCATGAAATTCACTCCATTGATGATGGAGAAAACAGGAGTCGAAGGTACATTTGGCATTTACGCACTTCACGTGGCTGTCGGTTTGttgatattatatttcattttaaatgaaACTAAAGATAAAACGTTACAGGAAATAGAAAAAGAAATCAGAGGCGTTAAACAATCTAAGTTTAATGggtattatttaaatgataaaccACTGATTGAAAAGTGA
- the LOC138403990 gene encoding facilitated trehalose transporter Tret1-like isoform X1, with amino-acid sequence MSCFSDVYFWRQCVVLIGNCMLSVGTGFMLSFPSVLNPDILSPNSTGIHATSDQASWIASSNGISGVVGFCMVPYIMQIYGRKSVHIGLNFFAGLGFLIFSLANNVSCLYAARIMQGVSMCAVYISTLILGEYAHPKRRGYFVTVKKCMVAVGSLMCHSLGMCWTWKQIAAFATIPYTLGCFFTLLWPESPSFLALIEKYDECKKSHRWLFGDGAKSKRELEDLISTQKEVRNQKKNKENLRFVIKNLLTKEFIKPFLIVSLLTLIIDASGRYYMFAYIIQILTEVTNDKSIAAYFTIGSDILTLAALIMSCFVIRCCKRRTLLFTTGITCVILMCLTSLITFLKSRYNIGESVYWWLIPSVILLNIFIVNVGIIPASFAIMCEIFPLEHKGTGICATGIVFTVLFSLVMKFTPLMMEKTGVEGTFGIYALHVAVGLLILYFILNETKDKTLQEIEKEIRGVKQSKFNGYYLNDKPLIEK; translated from the exons ATGAGCTGCtttagtgatgtttatttttggAGACAG TGTGTGGTGCTCATAGGCAACTGTATGCTATCGGTCGGTACTGGTTTCATGCTGTCGTTTCCCTCGGTGCTGAATCCTGACATACTGTCGCCAAACAGCACTGGAATACATGCAACTTCAGATCAGGCATCTTggatag CTAGCAGCAATGGAATTTCGGGCGTTGTTGGATTTTGCATGGTGCCATACATCATGCAAATTTATGGTCGAAAATCCGTTCACATCGGACTAAATTTTTTTGCTGGTCTCGGATTCCTTATATTTTCACTGGCAAATAATGTTTCCTGTTTATACGCGGCGAGAATTATGCAGGGAGTATCAATGTGTGCAGTTTATATTTCAACCTTAATACTTGGAGAATACGCACACCCGAAAAGACGTGGCTACTTTGTCACTGTAAAAAAATGTATGGTTGCAGTAGGTTCACTGATGTGCCATTCCTTGGGTATGTGTTGGACCTGGAAACAGATTGCTGCTTTTGCAACCATTCCATACACTCTTGGatgtttttttacacttttgtgGCCTGAAAGTCCATCGTTTTTGGCTTTGATAGAAAAATATGATGAATGTAAAAAATCACATAGGTGGCTGTTTGGAGACGGCGCAAAGAGTAAGAGAGAGTTAGAGGATTTAATATCAACCCAAAAAGAAGTGAGAAACCAGAAAAAGAACAAGGAAAACCTGAGGTTTGTGATAAAAAATTTGCTAACAAAAGAATTCATAAAACCATTTTTAATTGTTTCTTTATTGACATTGATAATAGATGCAAGTGGAAGATATTATATGTTTGCATATATAATCCAAATTCTAACTGAAGTTACGAATGATAAATCTATCGCTGCATACTTTACAATAGGTTCCGATATATTAACATTAGCTGCGTTAATAATGTCATGTTTTGTGATACGATGTTGTAAAAGACGGACCTTACTATTCACTACTGGAATAACTTGTGTGATTTTAATGTGTCTTACCAGTTTGATAACATTTTTGAAATCTCGTTATAATATTGGAGAATCTGTGTATTGGTGGTTAATTCCttcagttattttattaaatatttttatagttaaCGTAGGGATTATACCCGCAAGTTTTGCAATAATGTGCGAAATATTTCCATTAGAACACAAAGGTACAGGTATATGTGCAACGGGTATAGTCTTCACTGTTTTGTTTTCGCTTGTCATGAAATTCACTCCATTGATGATGGAGAAAACAGGAGTCGAAGGTACATTTGGCATTTACGCACTTCACGTGGCTGTCGGTTTGttgatattatatttcattttaaatgaaACTAAAGATAAAACGTTACAGGAAATAGAAAAAGAAATCAGAGGCGTTAAACAATCTAAGTTTAATGggtattatttaaatgataaaccACTGATTGAAAAGTGA